GAAAACGCTTCGAGTACTCAAAAATCTGCATTGCCGCATCAAACGCCAATCGATACACCTCCAGATCGCCATGCACTCTAGCCGCCCCCTGCCCCATATCACCCCCAAAACATTGCCCACCTAATCATTCCCCCCACTCCCCTACCCCATCACTCCCCTACCCCATCACCCCAGGCTCACCATGCTCCACTACATCCCCATTTCCCTCACCCTCCTCATCCTTCTCACCTTCTTCATCCCCCCCCTCCGTCGCACCCTCATCTCCACCCCTTTTGGCAAAGCAGCGATCAAACGCCTGCCCAAAATTTCCGATACCGAGCGGGCTGCGATCGAGGCGGGCCAGGTTTGGGTCGAGGGTGAATTCTTCTCTGGAAAGCCCGATTGGCATCGGCTGCTCAACGAGCCCTACCCTCAGGTGCCGCCCGACGTGCAGGCTTTTCTCGATGGGCCGGTAGAGCAGGTTTGCCAGATGGCGACCGACTGGGAGATTTACCAGCGCAAAGACCTACCCCCAGCAGTGTGGAAGTTTCTCAAGCACGAGAAATTCTTCGGCATGATGATTCCCCAAGAGTTTGGTGGCCTGGGTTTCTCGAATTTGGCCTACAGCGCTGTGATGGTGAAGCTGGCCTCGCGTTCCTTTACCCACGTGGCTACGGTGGGGGTGACCAACTCTCTCGGCCCGGCCAAGCTGCTGCTGCGCTACGGCACCCCTGAGCAAAAGGCCCGCTACCTGCCGCGTCTGGCCATTGGTGAAGAAATTCCCTGCTTTGCCCTGACTGAGCCGCTGGCTGGGTCTGACGCTGCCAGCCTCACCTCTCGCGGCGAAGTATTTAAAGGAGACGACGGCCAGCTGTATCTGCGGCTGAACTGGAAGAAGCGATATATCACCCTAGGAGCGATCGCAACTCTAATCGGCCTCGCCTTTCGCCTCTACGACCCCGACAACCTGCTGGGGCTGGGGCATGATGTGGGCATCACTTGCGTCCTGGTGCCGAGGGAAACCCCTGGCGTCGTCATCGACCATCGCCACGACCCCATGGGCGTACCCTTCTTTAACTCTCCCGTTGAGGGCCACGACGTGGTGCTGCCCATCGATCAGATTATCGGCGGCGTGTCCCAGGCGGGCCAAGGCTGGAAGATGCTGATGCAGACCCTAGCGGCGGGGCGGGGTGTTAGCTTCCCTGCTACCTGCACGGGGGTAGCCAAGCTGGTGTCGCGGGTGGCTAGTGCCCACAGTGTAGTGCGCCAGCAGTTTGGCCTGCCCATCGGTCGCTTTGAAGGGGTCGAAGAACCTCTCGCCCGCATTGCTGGGTTGACCTATGCAGTCGATGCTGCTCGCCTCTATACCTGTGGCGCGGTGGATAGTGGGGCGCAGCCGGCGGTGGTGAGCGCGATCGCCAAGTACCAAACCACCGAGCTGGCCCGTGCCATCGTCAACGACGGCATGGACATCCTCGGCGGCTCCGGCATCTGCCGAGGGCCGCGCAACCTGCTGGCCAATGTTTACACCGCTATCCCCATCGCCGTCACCGTCGAGGGGGCCAACATTCTTACCCGCACCCTGATGATCTTCGGCCAGGGCGTCATCCGCTGCCACCCCTACCTCTACGCCGAGATTCAAGCCCTGTATGACGCGGACTGGGTCGCCTTTGACCGACTGCTGTGGGGTCACGTTGGCGCATTTATTCGCAACGTCGGTCGCTCCATCGGGCTGGGTCTCACCCAGGGGCGACTGGCCCAAGCCCCTGTCAGCGGCCCTACCGCCCCCTACTACCGCAAACTCTCCTGGGCCTCAGCCACCTTTGCCGTGCTCACAGATATCGCGCTAATCCGCTACGGCGGCAGCCTCAAGCGCCATGAAAACCTCACCGGCCGCTACGCCGATGCCCTCTCCTGGTTATATCTGACTAGCGCTGTGCTGCGCCGGTTTGAGGCCG
This genomic interval from Nodosilinea sp. FACHB-141 contains the following:
- a CDS encoding acyl-CoA dehydrogenase; amino-acid sequence: MLHYIPISLTLLILLTFFIPPLRRTLISTPFGKAAIKRLPKISDTERAAIEAGQVWVEGEFFSGKPDWHRLLNEPYPQVPPDVQAFLDGPVEQVCQMATDWEIYQRKDLPPAVWKFLKHEKFFGMMIPQEFGGLGFSNLAYSAVMVKLASRSFTHVATVGVTNSLGPAKLLLRYGTPEQKARYLPRLAIGEEIPCFALTEPLAGSDAASLTSRGEVFKGDDGQLYLRLNWKKRYITLGAIATLIGLAFRLYDPDNLLGLGHDVGITCVLVPRETPGVVIDHRHDPMGVPFFNSPVEGHDVVLPIDQIIGGVSQAGQGWKMLMQTLAAGRGVSFPATCTGVAKLVSRVASAHSVVRQQFGLPIGRFEGVEEPLARIAGLTYAVDAARLYTCGAVDSGAQPAVVSAIAKYQTTELARAIVNDGMDILGGSGICRGPRNLLANVYTAIPIAVTVEGANILTRTLMIFGQGVIRCHPYLYAEIQALYDADWVAFDRLLWGHVGAFIRNVGRSIGLGLTQGRLAQAPVSGPTAPYYRKLSWASATFAVLTDIALIRYGGSLKRHENLTGRYADALSWLYLTSAVLRRFEAEGRPDADLATVQWAAQYGLVQIQTAFEGIVGNLSLPVVGPLLKPLMGLGLRLNPLATLPTDALGHQVAKDLQKTGEMRDRLTAGIYLPADPTDALGRLEQAHALSQQADAIHHRLKDAVRNGQLSIDSPNQTESLETLAHRAGLLTQLEWDLLMAAAEARKDAIQVDAFTFEEYEAGSTLDRANAPQPLLSDRG